The Flavobacteriales bacterium genome contains the following window.
GCGTGTGGCGGAAACCAAGTTCTCGGTGGTGCGCTGATGCGTTCGGTCGCGTTGCTTGTCGCGCTCTTGGGCGGGGGTCTTTTGGCCTCCGCCCAAGGCACCTTCCAAGTGTACTTGGACAGTGTGGGGTATGGCTACGCAGGTCAAGGAGTTGGTGTGCAGGAGGTGGATGACGGGTACTTGGTCTTTGCACAACAAGTTGCATCTGATGGCACGTTCCGCACGCACACTGTGATCCATAAGGTTGATTTGGATGGCCAATGGTTGTGGGAGAACGATCCACAGTACGGCATTGACCAGCACTACAACTTTGGGATTATAGATCCGCTGCCCGAGTTAAGTGCTGACACCACGGTGGCCGCGGTGACGGGTTTCGGATACTCATACAGCGACACAGTCAGTCTATATTGGTTGAACCTGGCAGGTGATACCCTTCGAACCAAGCGACTGTATCATCTGCAACAATCGGACTCTGGTTACTGCGGTGTGCGGGCGAGCGTCCGTCTTGGTCAGGGTGGGTTTGTCTTGGCAGGTTTCGAGTCACGGAGCGCCATCGATACCAGTGTGAGCCAAGTACTGTTGCTCAGAACCACCAATCTTGGCGATACATTATGGTCCAAAGTTTTTGGCCAACTTGGTCGGGAGGAGGATGTCTTTGCTATCGCTGAGTACTTGAACGAAGGGTTCCTTCTTGCCGGGTACAGCCTGAACGCAACTGGTACCGATCGGTGCATGCTGATCCGTACCGACAGCTTGGGCAACCAGATCTGGCGGCGGCAGTTCGGCAACAGGGGCTACTTCGCAGGGTCCGTAGTGGCTACCCAAGATGGCAACATCGTTACAGCAAGTGATTATGCGGATACAGGCGGCGGTCCTAGCTACGCCAATCTGATCAAGTGGAGCCCTGGGGGTGTACCCATTTGGGACAAGAAATTCCGCTACGGCTCTGATGCTGCAATGATGGATCTTGATGAACTACCGGATGGATCGTTGATAGGCACAGGTCGATGGGGCGGCGCAGCCTTCGTGCGGAAATTCACCAGTGATGGGGATAGCATTTGGGACCGGCAGGTCTTCTTCATGGGCGGCTTCCATGACCTCCCGGATATTGAACCCACAAGTGATGGAGGGTTCATTGCGGTGGGCTCGGGCTCGCAGTATTTCGTTGGTGCGCCCCACCCCGCCATGAATACGATCATAGTTGTGAAGATGGACAGCTTCGGCTGCGTGGTGCCGGGTTGCCAACTAACGGGCTTGATCGAAATCATGCTCGGCTTGCAAGACGCCCTGCACGCTTACCCCAACCCCAGCAGCGGGCTCTTCACTCTTGCCTTGGCCCTGCCGCAAGAGCTGGAAACCACCGGCGCCTTGCGCTTGCGGGTGTTCGATGCGCTGGGCCGCACGGTGGTGGATAGGAGCTTGGGCAACGCCTACGAGCAGAGCATACCCCTCGACCTGTCCGGGAAACCACCGGGTGTGTACAACGCGCACATCACGGATGAGCGGCGGATGCTCACTGGTGTGACGTTGGTGAAGGAGTGAAATGGAAGCCGGAGCCAAGGCTAGTCGCACCCCTTCACGATCTTTCCCAACGCCATCCGGGGCGGAATGCGACCTTCGCGGCCGTGACGAAAAACGGCCAATCCCTGGAGGCCCTCAAGGCCAGCATCGACCCCCAACGGGTGCCGGGCCATGTGGCCGTGATCATGGACGGCAATGGCCGTTGGGCCAAGGAGAAAGGGGAGGAGCGCATCTTCGGGCACAGCAACGGGGTGCGCAGCGTGCGCGAGACGCTGACCGGGTGCACCGAGCTGGGCGTGAAGTACCTGACGCTCTATGCCTTCAGTACCGAGAACTGGAACCGCCCACAGGAGGAGGTGAACGCCTTGATGGACCTGTTGGTGCGCACCCTGGCCAGCGAAATGGAGGAACTGATGGCGAACGGGGTCCGCATCAATGCCATCGGCGACCTGGATAGCCTGCCGACCGGTTGCCGGGAGACACTTTTCCAGGCCATGCGCACCTCGCAGGGCAATACGCGCATCACGCTCACGTTGGCGCTCAGCTACAGCAGCCGCTGGGAGATGGTGCGCATGGTGCAACACATTGCCAACGAGGTGAAGGACGGCCGTTTGGCCCCCGAAGCCATTGACGAATCCGTGGTGGAACGCCATCTGGCCACGCGCGGCTTGCCCGATCCAGAACTGCTCATCCGCACCAGCGGCGAGCAACGCATCAGCAACTTCTTGTTGTGGCAGATCGCTTATGCTGAGCTCTACTTCAGCCCGGTGATGTGGCCCGATTTCGACAAGGCGGCACTCTACACGGCCGTCCTCAATTACCAGCAACGCGAGCGCCGTTTCGGGCTCATCAGCGAACAGGTGAACCCATGAGCCGTTTTCCGGGAGCAGCGCGTCTGCTTAAGTGCTTCACTGCTATTCTGCTTGCCTGCTTCACCGCTTACGGGCAGCAAGCGACGGGTCCTGTGATGGATCCCAATTTCGCCCGGGAATACGAGATCGGCGGCATTACGGTGAGCGGTGCGGTGCACACCGATGCCAACGCGGCCAAGCTGTTCAGCAACCTGCAAGTGGGGCAGAAGTTGTCTGTACCCGG
Protein-coding sequences here:
- a CDS encoding isoprenyl transferase — its product is MEALKASIDPQRVPGHVAVIMDGNGRWAKEKGEERIFGHSNGVRSVRETLTGCTELGVKYLTLYAFSTENWNRPQEEVNALMDLLVRTLASEMEELMANGVRINAIGDLDSLPTGCRETLFQAMRTSQGNTRITLTLALSYSSRWEMVRMVQHIANEVKDGRLAPEAIDESVVERHLATRGLPDPELLIRTSGEQRISNFLLWQIAYAELYFSPVMWPDFDKAALYTAVLNYQQRERRFGLISEQVNP
- a CDS encoding T9SS type A sorting domain-containing protein, whose translation is MRSVALLVALLGGGLLASAQGTFQVYLDSVGYGYAGQGVGVQEVDDGYLVFAQQVASDGTFRTHTVIHKVDLDGQWLWENDPQYGIDQHYNFGIIDPLPELSADTTVAAVTGFGYSYSDTVSLYWLNLAGDTLRTKRLYHLQQSDSGYCGVRASVRLGQGGFVLAGFESRSAIDTSVSQVLLLRTTNLGDTLWSKVFGQLGREEDVFAIAEYLNEGFLLAGYSLNATGTDRCMLIRTDSLGNQIWRRQFGNRGYFAGSVVATQDGNIVTASDYADTGGGPSYANLIKWSPGGVPIWDKKFRYGSDAAMMDLDELPDGSLIGTGRWGGAAFVRKFTSDGDSIWDRQVFFMGGFHDLPDIEPTSDGGFIAVGSGSQYFVGAPHPAMNTIIVVKMDSFGCVVPGCQLTGLIEIMLGLQDALHAYPNPSSGLFTLALALPQELETTGALRLRVFDALGRTVVDRSLGNAYEQSIPLDLSGKPPGVYNAHITDERRMLTGVTLVKE